One genomic segment of Gemmatimonadaceae bacterium includes these proteins:
- a CDS encoding glycosyltransferase produces MKLAYVTTYDAHDASQWSGTGARMAKALEGQGVDVTYVGPLADPAGAQLAARRLWHRLAGGRRFLRERHRQVTRGYASQIEQQLAGRDIDIVFSPGTIPIASFSGKAPVVFWTDATFAQMVGLYPEFENLAPASIRAGNELEHAALTSSSLAIYASDWAARSALNDYGADPSKVHVIPFGANIDCDRSAVSVSEIVRARGRDVCRLLFVGVDWTRKGGDIAMDLLTTLAARGIPVELTVVGSSPVVPDHLHDKVVVRGYVDKSTTIGRRELDGLFARSHFLVMPSRAECFGIVFCEASSFGLPSIASDVGGIPSAVLHGRSGYLFSLTSLVESAASEITALWNDRQRYEELCATTFRAFEEHLNWEVAGVACVSRLNALLHTGDRAELPLVTVITVVYNGARHLEETIQAVAAQTYPNIEYIVVDGGSTDGTVEILERCDNLIDRWISEPDSGLYDAMNKAVGFVSDMSSYIVFAHADDTLAGSDVIERIVALGKGADLIYGRMLFVDGETSGAMGRALGLSDLSRETLCHPATFVRRHVFDSVGPFDTSFRIAADHDHIVRCFAHPVSTRFADVIVTRMRMRGLSDNQFVVSCRERKRVIRKHFSGVARLAGVAQVNLYDIPRNIARHLLDRAGLLGHWRALKRP; encoded by the coding sequence TGGAGGCAGGCGATTTCTCCGGGAGCGGCATCGACAGGTTACGCGTGGTTACGCGAGCCAGATCGAACAACAGCTCGCAGGCAGGGATATCGATATTGTTTTCTCTCCCGGCACAATTCCGATCGCTTCCTTTTCAGGCAAGGCGCCTGTGGTCTTCTGGACTGACGCGACGTTCGCACAAATGGTGGGACTCTACCCAGAGTTCGAGAACCTTGCTCCTGCCTCGATAAGAGCCGGCAACGAGCTGGAACACGCCGCGTTGACGTCATCCTCGCTCGCAATCTACGCCTCCGACTGGGCGGCGCGCTCCGCGTTGAATGACTACGGGGCAGATCCATCGAAAGTTCACGTGATTCCATTCGGCGCAAACATCGATTGTGATCGCAGTGCGGTTTCAGTTTCAGAAATTGTCAGAGCGCGCGGCCGCGATGTATGCAGACTGCTCTTCGTCGGCGTAGATTGGACCCGGAAGGGCGGAGACATTGCAATGGATCTCCTCACTACGCTTGCGGCGCGCGGGATTCCGGTAGAGCTCACAGTGGTGGGGTCAAGCCCCGTAGTCCCGGATCACCTGCATGACAAGGTTGTGGTTCGCGGCTACGTCGACAAGTCAACGACCATCGGCCGTCGGGAGCTCGACGGGCTTTTTGCGCGATCTCACTTTCTGGTCATGCCAAGCAGGGCTGAATGTTTTGGGATTGTCTTCTGCGAAGCGAGCTCGTTCGGCCTGCCGTCAATTGCATCTGATGTAGGTGGCATCCCTTCGGCAGTTTTGCACGGCCGCAGCGGGTATCTGTTCTCTCTCACCAGCCTGGTAGAGTCGGCGGCCTCGGAGATCACTGCATTGTGGAATGACCGTCAAAGGTACGAAGAGCTTTGTGCGACGACGTTTCGCGCTTTTGAGGAGCATCTGAACTGGGAGGTAGCGGGGGTCGCCTGCGTGAGCCGGCTGAATGCCCTGTTGCACACGGGAGATCGGGCCGAACTCCCGCTCGTGACGGTCATCACGGTTGTGTACAATGGCGCCCGGCACCTCGAGGAAACCATCCAGGCCGTCGCCGCGCAAACATATCCGAACATCGAGTACATCGTCGTTGATGGCGGATCGACCGATGGAACCGTTGAGATTCTGGAACGGTGCGATAACCTCATTGATCGCTGGATTAGCGAGCCTGACAGCGGGCTCTACGATGCGATGAACAAGGCGGTCGGCTTTGTCTCGGATATGTCGTCATACATCGTCTTCGCGCACGCTGATGACACACTCGCGGGTAGTGATGTGATCGAGCGCATCGTTGCACTGGGGAAGGGAGCCGACCTGATTTATGGCCGGATGCTATTCGTGGACGGCGAGACGTCGGGGGCCATGGGTCGCGCACTCGGGCTTTCTGATCTGTCGCGGGAGACACTCTGCCATCCCGCGACGTTCGTTCGTCGCCACGTATTCGATTCGGTCGGCCCGTTCGACACATCCTTCAGAATAGCGGCCGACCACGACCATATCGTCCGATGCTTCGCGCACCCGGTTTCGACGCGTTTCGCAGACGTCATCGTCACCAGGATGCGGATGAGAGGGCTCAGCGATAATCAGTTCGTGGTCTCGTGCCGGGAACGCAAGCGTGTAATTCGAAAACACTTTTCGGGCGTCGCTCGCCTGGCGGGCGTCGCGCAGGTAAATTTGTACGATATTCCACGCAACATTGCTCGTCATTTGCTCGACCGCGCCGGCCTGCTCGGCCACTGGCGAGCGTTGAAACGCCCGTAG
- a CDS encoding glycosyltransferase family 2 protein, which produces MLLHLSVIVASYRRVGPLEVCLEDLASQKTARAFDVVLVLQGYPDGAVAGLRTRFGTRLSLQIAEFADGLGTSRARNAGLAMAQGDVVAFLDDDVRLPATWVEAMLDFYDDPTIGGVGGFVDHPGHYNPARNAAYRVLGLTSDRYRIDWGGFNVGPASHPAADQPAAWLSGGNMSFRREAVEAVGGFDEALGSFWHEDVDIAHRVARSGWKMISSRKMAIEHYPSTVNRPPLHTQMRERERSRVLFVWKAIGDRPLWRARYAARLLLHAAAMGVVGLVKRDLRIPANVVRGGWEGYRGLDAARGASEARNIAVGRNTGGALKGKAP; this is translated from the coding sequence ATGCTCCTCCATCTTTCGGTCATTGTCGCATCCTACAGGCGTGTGGGGCCGCTGGAGGTCTGCCTCGAAGACCTGGCGTCCCAGAAAACAGCGCGTGCTTTCGACGTTGTGCTTGTGCTTCAGGGATATCCTGACGGAGCGGTGGCCGGCCTTCGCACTCGTTTCGGGACCCGTCTTTCACTGCAAATTGCCGAATTCGCTGATGGACTCGGTACATCCCGCGCGCGTAACGCCGGGTTGGCAATGGCTCAGGGCGATGTCGTCGCATTTCTCGACGATGATGTGAGACTTCCCGCTACGTGGGTGGAGGCCATGCTCGATTTTTACGATGATCCGACAATAGGCGGCGTTGGTGGATTCGTTGATCATCCCGGTCACTACAATCCCGCGCGGAACGCGGCCTATCGTGTGCTCGGTCTCACGTCAGATCGCTACCGGATCGACTGGGGCGGGTTCAATGTCGGCCCGGCAAGCCATCCCGCAGCAGACCAGCCGGCAGCCTGGCTCAGCGGGGGCAACATGTCGTTCAGACGCGAGGCAGTCGAGGCGGTTGGGGGGTTCGATGAGGCCCTGGGTAGTTTCTGGCATGAGGACGTCGACATTGCGCACAGAGTAGCAAGGTCGGGATGGAAGATGATCTCGTCCCGGAAAATGGCGATAGAACATTATCCGAGCACCGTCAATCGTCCTCCGCTGCACACACAGATGCGGGAGCGCGAGCGATCGCGAGTGTTGTTCGTCTGGAAGGCCATTGGCGACCGACCGCTCTGGCGCGCTCGGTATGCGGCGAGGTTGCTGCTGCACGCCGCCGCAATGGGTGTGGTTGGTCTGGTGAAGAGAGACCTTCGCATTCCCGCGAATGTCGTGCGGGGTGGCTGGGAGGGTTATCGCGGGCTCGATGCAGCGCGTGGCGCCAGCGAGGCCCGCAACATCGCGGTGGGACGCAATACCGGCGGCGCGTTAAAGGGGAAAGCGCCCTGA
- a CDS encoding glycosyltransferase family 2 protein — protein sequence MITIVIPTRNRIKALEAVWPSYLVHPGVSRIVVVDDGSTDGTEQRVRELANHTEVPVTIVRHDNQRGQPHSRRSGIAVADTEWVLFGEDDVWLATDYCAVLLRDARLLDASIIAGRLVTARISGDFNASQLLDPPPARQFSGSVFDFELMDADFSVTTAAPVPAPFLHSIALIRRDVFSQVTFDTWYAGNSWREETDFYLAANACGARAFFSPNTVCFHLRGPISATGGHRMNRLLFEYRAWRNTRHLVSKHWKYLERSHGLRGSPTSWMLRYYARRQIGQLRRVVTDGIRSTYDG from the coding sequence ATGATAACCATAGTCATCCCCACTCGTAACCGGATCAAGGCGTTGGAGGCAGTATGGCCTTCGTACCTGGTGCATCCGGGCGTTTCCAGGATCGTGGTTGTCGACGACGGCTCAACAGATGGTACGGAGCAGCGCGTTCGCGAGCTCGCAAATCACACCGAAGTTCCAGTGACGATTGTCCGTCACGACAATCAACGGGGTCAGCCCCATTCCCGCAGATCGGGGATCGCCGTTGCCGATACGGAATGGGTTCTTTTCGGAGAAGACGATGTGTGGCTTGCCACCGACTATTGCGCCGTGCTGTTGCGCGATGCGCGCTTACTCGACGCCTCAATCATTGCCGGACGCCTCGTGACGGCCCGGATAAGCGGCGACTTCAACGCTTCGCAGTTGCTCGACCCTCCCCCAGCCAGGCAATTTTCTGGATCGGTGTTCGATTTTGAGTTGATGGACGCCGATTTCTCTGTGACGACCGCGGCGCCGGTACCTGCGCCGTTTCTCCACTCGATAGCGCTGATACGAAGGGACGTTTTTTCGCAGGTGACTTTCGACACGTGGTACGCCGGAAACTCGTGGCGCGAGGAAACAGACTTCTATCTGGCGGCGAACGCGTGCGGCGCCAGGGCTTTCTTCTCGCCGAACACGGTCTGCTTCCATTTGCGTGGTCCAATCTCGGCGACAGGCGGGCATCGCATGAATCGTCTGTTATTCGAATATCGCGCATGGCGTAACACCCGGCATCTGGTTTCCAAGCACTGGAAGTACCTGGAACGCAGCCACGGCCTGCGGGGTTCGCCAACGAGCTGGATGCTTCGCTACTATGCGCGTCGCCAGATCGGCCAGCTCCGCCGCGTCGTTACGGACGGTATCCGATCCACGTATGATGGATAG
- a CDS encoding glycosyltransferase family 1 protein, whose amino-acid sequence MIIALNLLYLIPGVVGGTETYARALIHALAEEDTENEYVVFLNRESADLDVTPGRNFRRVVCPFIAHRRAVRYAWEQAALPLQLMKAKPDLVHNMGYVGPLAARCPQVVTVHDLNYLGHQGRRTALGRRAFQFFVETSIWRADRVITISKFSRDEIVRHLHVRTEKITVVHSAGREPADVQPGESIEISEAVRSVTRPFVMAFSSLSAHKNIPRLISAFARISGEIPHSLLLVGHLPEKAEIRAEIERAGSDRIRFTGYLPDEDVRALMHDTSLFVFPSVYEGFGLPVLDAQHAGVPVACSSAAALPEVAGEGALLFDPFSVDDMANALKQCLVDMDLRERLLVRGHENARRFSWARAARETLDVYGSVTQ is encoded by the coding sequence ATGATTATTGCGCTCAACTTGTTGTACCTCATTCCCGGGGTGGTTGGCGGGACCGAAACGTACGCGCGGGCGCTGATCCACGCGCTTGCCGAGGAAGATACGGAAAACGAATACGTAGTTTTTCTCAACAGGGAATCGGCCGATCTCGATGTGACGCCTGGCCGGAACTTTCGCCGGGTTGTCTGTCCCTTCATCGCTCATCGGCGCGCGGTGCGCTATGCGTGGGAGCAGGCGGCGCTCCCGCTGCAGCTGATGAAGGCGAAGCCGGACCTGGTTCACAATATGGGCTACGTCGGCCCGCTTGCGGCCCGCTGTCCTCAGGTCGTAACGGTGCACGACCTGAACTATCTGGGACATCAGGGCAGGAGAACCGCCCTCGGTCGCCGGGCGTTTCAATTCTTCGTCGAGACCAGTATCTGGCGCGCGGATCGCGTGATTACCATCTCGAAGTTTTCGCGCGATGAGATTGTGCGGCACCTGCATGTCCGAACTGAAAAAATCACGGTTGTACATTCGGCTGGGCGGGAACCAGCCGATGTCCAACCGGGCGAATCGATAGAGATAAGCGAAGCCGTCCGAAGCGTAACCCGCCCATTCGTAATGGCGTTCAGCAGCCTCAGCGCCCACAAGAATATTCCGCGTCTTATTTCTGCGTTTGCCAGAATATCCGGCGAGATTCCGCATTCACTGCTGCTGGTTGGCCACCTGCCGGAGAAGGCAGAAATACGGGCGGAGATTGAGCGGGCTGGAAGCGATCGCATCCGATTCACCGGGTATCTGCCCGACGAGGACGTGAGGGCGCTGATGCACGACACCTCGCTATTCGTGTTTCCGTCGGTGTACGAGGGGTTTGGCTTGCCCGTGCTCGATGCGCAGCATGCGGGCGTTCCAGTAGCATGTTCGTCGGCCGCCGCACTGCCGGAAGTCGCGGGAGAAGGCGCACTGCTGTTCGATCCCTTTTCCGTTGACGACATGGCGAATGCTCTCAAACAGTGTCTTGTTGACATGGATCTTCGAGAGCGATTGCTCGTGCGCGGTCACGAGAACGCGCGTCGTTTCTCATGGGCACGTGCAGCACGGGAAACGCTGGATGTTTACGGCTCCGTCACGCAGTGA
- a CDS encoding glycosyltransferase family 4 protein, giving the protein MASGRTFLFLSQTYVPDPAAVGQHMADAAEELARRGHRVVVYTADRGYDDPSVTYPRREHFNGVDIRRIPFSSFGKSSIAIRLAGGVLFVMQAVARSVSLRGVDAVVVSTSPPVATLGAVVMGAIHRASLKYWVMDVNPDQIVALGMANPESFPVKMFDWMNRVVLRRASDVIVLDRLMAERINRKVDVTAKITTLPPWPAEDPQALIAHGDNPFRRAHKLASRTVIMYSGNHGPSNPVTTILAAARRLTDEQRLVFVFIGGGVGKREIDDAALPNVVSLPYQPQSELRHSLSAADVHVVTVGDAIPGIVHPSKVYGAMAVGRPILLVGPDENHVADILASADVGWHVRHGDVDGAVRVLKDIVALDPSRLSEMGNRARAEIEASGGKSGACSRLCDVLERGV; this is encoded by the coding sequence ATGGCGTCAGGCCGAACCTTTCTGTTTCTGAGCCAGACCTATGTGCCCGACCCGGCCGCCGTCGGGCAGCACATGGCAGATGCTGCCGAGGAGCTGGCGCGGCGGGGCCATCGGGTTGTGGTCTATACTGCAGACCGGGGGTACGACGACCCCTCGGTCACCTATCCGCGCCGCGAGCACTTCAATGGCGTCGATATTCGCAGAATCCCGTTTTCCTCGTTCGGAAAAAGTTCGATTGCCATCCGCCTCGCCGGCGGCGTTCTGTTCGTGATGCAGGCGGTCGCACGGTCGGTTTCGCTGCGCGGCGTGGACGCAGTCGTAGTCAGCACTTCGCCACCCGTTGCCACGCTCGGTGCAGTAGTGATGGGCGCAATTCACCGGGCTAGCCTCAAATACTGGGTGATGGACGTCAATCCCGATCAGATTGTTGCCCTGGGCATGGCAAACCCCGAGTCGTTTCCGGTGAAAATGTTCGACTGGATGAACAGGGTCGTCCTGCGACGGGCGTCGGATGTAATTGTCCTGGACCGGCTCATGGCCGAGCGAATCAATCGCAAGGTGGATGTCACCGCCAAAATCACCACTCTTCCACCGTGGCCGGCGGAAGACCCGCAGGCGTTGATTGCGCATGGGGACAATCCGTTCAGGCGCGCTCATAAACTGGCCAGTCGCACTGTCATCATGTACAGCGGGAACCACGGACCGTCCAATCCGGTGACAACGATCCTCGCCGCTGCGCGGAGACTGACGGATGAACAGCGGCTGGTCTTCGTTTTCATCGGAGGCGGCGTGGGCAAGCGCGAGATCGACGACGCTGCGCTCCCGAATGTCGTCTCGCTGCCCTACCAGCCGCAGAGCGAGCTGAGACACTCACTGTCGGCCGCGGATGTGCATGTCGTTACCGTCGGCGACGCGATCCCGGGAATCGTGCACCCCAGCAAGGTTTACGGTGCAATGGCCGTAGGCCGGCCAATTCTTCTCGTTGGACCAGACGAGAATCATGTGGCAGACATTCTTGCGAGCGCCGATGTCGGCTGGCACGTACGGCATGGGGATGTCGACGGCGCCGTACGGGTTCTCAAGGATATCGTTGCGCTTGACCCATCCCGCCTGAGCGAAATGGGGAACCGGGCCAGGGCGGAAATCGAGGCGAGTGGGGGAAAGTCGGGTGCCTGCTCCCGCCTTTGCGATGTATTGGAGCGCGGTGTTTGA